A stretch of Myroides oncorhynchi DNA encodes these proteins:
- a CDS encoding alkaline phosphatase family protein encodes MKRIIFSLLLCASLVSCSNDDNKDDKKENKKYQTENVVLLVIDGPRMSETWEDKTKKNIPNRVSLLKEGVFINNFQNNGLTNTNAGHTALITGVYDSIQNNGKELPSNPSVLQQWLKHSKKDNSKAWVIVSKDKLEVLNNTKNKEWNGKFMPKADAGISGNPSGYREDAVTIANFKKVITSDKPNVVVINLKDVDSYGHANKWNEYIQAIKTTDQSIKEIWDFLQTQPNYKGKTTLMVSNDHGRHLDGVKNGFINHGDSCRGCRHIEFFAMGPDFKKNATITTGSYEQIDVANTMAELLGVKLEYSKGKVIKDIFK; translated from the coding sequence ATGAAACGAATTATTTTTAGTCTATTACTTTGTGCTTCATTAGTATCTTGCTCTAATGACGATAATAAAGATGATAAAAAAGAAAACAAAAAATACCAAACAGAGAATGTGGTATTATTGGTAATTGACGGACCTAGGATGTCTGAAACATGGGAAGATAAAACGAAGAAGAATATCCCTAACCGGGTATCATTGCTAAAAGAAGGAGTATTTATTAACAACTTTCAAAACAACGGATTGACAAATACCAATGCTGGTCATACAGCTTTAATTACAGGAGTCTATGACAGTATACAGAATAATGGGAAAGAACTTCCTTCAAATCCTTCTGTATTACAACAATGGCTTAAACACTCTAAAAAAGACAATAGCAAAGCTTGGGTTATCGTATCGAAAGACAAACTAGAAGTGCTAAACAATACGAAAAACAAAGAATGGAATGGCAAGTTTATGCCTAAAGCAGATGCTGGTATATCAGGTAACCCATCTGGATATAGAGAGGATGCTGTGACCATCGCTAATTTTAAAAAGGTAATTACATCTGACAAACCTAACGTGGTTGTAATTAACTTAAAAGATGTAGATAGCTATGGTCATGCTAACAAATGGAATGAATATATCCAAGCAATCAAAACTACTGATCAAAGTATTAAAGAGATTTGGGACTTTTTACAAACTCAACCTAACTACAAAGGCAAAACAACACTAATGGTTTCTAATGATCATGGACGTCACTTAGATGGAGTGAAAAATGGTTTTATAAACCACGGCGATAGCTGTAGAGGTTGTCGCCATATAGAGTTTTTCGCTATGGGACCAGACTTTAAGAAAAATGCTACCATTACAACAGGAAGTTATGAACAGATAGATGTTGCAAATACAATGGCTGAGTTATTAGGTGTAAAATTAGAATACAGCAAGGGAAAAGTAATAAAAGATATTTTTAAATAA
- a CDS encoding alpha-2-macroglobulin family protein → MKKTSLYLMILAPLIGFGQKPDNRIQALWDIIQKQEVNAEVKSMLPNIREVLSLSKKNKDYPSMMKAMFYEAKVNIIIQEDEKYDINSIIDQFKKESNTATGSTRAILDTYVAEIYKLYFDANRYKLRNRTAIEGGTSSSIEYWTEADFKREIDKLYNRGLTLAAKDQQALIGSWADVFYLSNQNLGIDWTKFTVYDALRLNFIENLQYNSFDLSDEESVLVKNKKEQLETELLKDLKARANTSMYVYVQMYLAESKGDEAVIKKTYASLLEEFPKEPLVYEGYANHLRGVELIALVDKAVKLFPNTDTAEDLLTMKQYAEAKRLNYTLNAYVLDEQAIPLSIGHQNTDKVYVKILKNTSNLKSTDEHFYSGEERYLKLLKDYPAVDTYELNLSAFKDYEMHRTIAALKPLKTGRYYVLISSVPFNKVEADKTDVQISHINVTPNIIEVNNGKLRAYNRKSGKPLSNTKIHIANEDERRDNNNYWETVITTDANGQASIDISKLGHYLYMNVKGEGVYYSPYASSYYGDNETEEADVSYKATILTDRAIYRPAQVMYFKSIVGKKTLTTEQVVGKSKVTILLTDANGTEVSKQELTTNEFGSVNGQFILPSSGKLGYYGLEVKLNEESIGWSSVRMEEYKRPKFEVAFDELKGIYKLNEEVAVTGSAKAFLGTNIDKAKVVYRVVRQEIWPRWICGTSFPYRYDKGETMIQGETVTDALGKFTVSFKALPKGEATSTLPRTFTYTVYADVTDQNGETHSQNHSVVVGEKNIELSVNLPVITTAKDLSNFTISTRNLNGIDYASQGELTIYPLLAPNPNRITDEFGLVTGDYQLYNYDEFVALFPNLVYGEEKDSSKWKEGVSVFNTSFDTAKGNSIVYNGAKQLTSGNYIVKGYVLENGIKNEIEKTFILRNEELKEAPKALVELKSEQKTYKVGDKATVEVRSAEDNTYAFVEVMANGKTVSQKVMKISKKGTKVDIPIKLEYKKVNVYALALKHNMAVQDAAEIALKEDADKLQIVIESFRDKVEPGAKEKWSLKVKGEEKEQVVAELLATMYDASLDEFVYHNLNVGLKEPKYYYNSPSFNKYNFGTLRSTGYFSSLMSERIDQITLTVDRPVILNTFGLSIFNNGYGRQRVMSVSLKKDLSYDSEKSVSKVAMTGAPSALQGQAAGVSVLEENAVTETKAVGGASDNKETTPTPTVRKNLQETAFFYPTLKTDENGDVKFEFTMPEALTKWKFMAVGHTKNLRQAYAEQTVVTQKELMVVPNLPRFLRQGDKLTLSTKVINLSDTTRKGKATLQLFNAYTNELILEKSGEFSANKSESTAVNWDIEVPNGVDVVTCRVVAVSDNFSDGEESALPVLSNRILVTETMPIYVKEGQNKLFSFKAYEKEISNTLQNHKLTLELTANPIWNAVFAIPYLQEYPYDCSEQLFSKVFANAVATKIMNDNPKIKTVFDQWNAKGQVTSKLEQNQELKSILLAETPWVRETVSEEEQMKRITILFDLNKMRMDLQTALEKLAEQQNSDGGFTWFKGGKSDLYITQTIVEGFGNLKKIGVLEEDWINELGYKTLLSDAIKYIDATQYADYLNRDKKVNPNEVTSINTHYLYARSFFIGEYGINEKYAPMVASIRKGIESAKPSGNLYKDAMRAVVAKRLGLVKTADTIIKNIMETAVSSDEKGMYWKHNVPGWLWYQAPIETQVAIIEAANEVDKDKYANDIEQMKVWLLKNKQTTGWSSTKATTKAVYALMYTGKSWIDAEKGLEVKVGGYPVDLTKDAQLGSGYIKQTWSKAEMTAKKGIVEITKTSPGVAYGAMYWQYFEDIDAVNSANTSIKMAKKLYIKVNTDKGQTLREIAKDTPIKVGDLVTVRLEISVDRDMDYIHLKDMRASGFEPTNVLSGYRWKGEFGYYEETRDASTNFFINRLRKGNYVFEYELRANVGGDFSNGITTMQNMYAPEMSAHSEGARVEIKN, encoded by the coding sequence ATGAAAAAAACTAGCTTATATCTTATGATACTTGCTCCACTTATAGGGTTTGGTCAGAAGCCTGATAATCGCATACAAGCGTTATGGGATATTATTCAGAAGCAAGAAGTGAATGCTGAGGTAAAAAGTATGTTACCTAATATTAGGGAAGTATTGTCTTTATCTAAGAAGAATAAAGATTATCCGAGTATGATGAAGGCGATGTTCTATGAAGCAAAGGTTAATATCATTATTCAAGAAGACGAGAAGTATGATATTAATAGTATTATAGATCAGTTTAAAAAAGAAAGTAATACTGCGACAGGTTCTACAAGAGCTATATTAGATACTTATGTAGCTGAAATATATAAGTTGTACTTCGATGCCAATAGATATAAACTGAGAAATAGAACTGCTATAGAAGGAGGAACCTCTTCTTCTATTGAGTACTGGACAGAAGCAGATTTTAAACGCGAAATAGATAAACTGTATAACAGAGGATTAACTCTAGCAGCAAAAGATCAGCAGGCGCTTATCGGTAGTTGGGCTGATGTGTTTTACCTTTCGAATCAGAACTTAGGGATAGATTGGACTAAGTTTACTGTATATGATGCACTAAGATTAAACTTCATAGAGAATTTACAGTATAACTCGTTTGACTTATCAGACGAAGAAAGTGTATTGGTTAAGAATAAGAAAGAACAGCTAGAGACGGAGTTATTAAAGGACTTAAAGGCTAGAGCGAATACTTCTATGTATGTTTATGTACAGATGTATCTCGCAGAGTCAAAGGGTGATGAAGCTGTAATCAAGAAAACATATGCTTCTTTATTAGAAGAGTTTCCTAAAGAACCCTTAGTGTATGAGGGATATGCTAATCATCTTAGAGGAGTTGAGTTAATCGCTTTAGTAGATAAAGCTGTAAAGCTATTCCCTAATACAGATACAGCAGAGGACTTGTTAACAATGAAACAGTATGCTGAAGCTAAGCGATTAAACTATACGCTTAATGCTTATGTGTTAGATGAGCAGGCTATTCCTTTAAGTATAGGGCATCAGAATACGGATAAAGTATATGTGAAGATTTTAAAGAACACAAGTAATCTTAAGAGCACAGATGAGCACTTCTATTCAGGAGAAGAACGCTATCTGAAGCTACTAAAGGATTATCCTGCTGTAGATACGTATGAGCTAAACTTGAGTGCGTTTAAAGACTATGAGATGCACAGAACGATAGCAGCTCTTAAGCCTTTAAAGACGGGTAGATATTATGTGTTAATATCTAGTGTGCCTTTTAATAAGGTAGAAGCAGATAAAACGGATGTACAGATCAGTCATATCAATGTAACGCCTAATATTATAGAGGTAAACAATGGTAAACTAAGAGCATATAACCGCAAATCAGGTAAGCCTCTTAGCAATACCAAGATTCACATAGCAAATGAAGACGAGAGACGTGACAATAATAATTATTGGGAAACTGTCATCACTACGGATGCTAATGGTCAAGCTAGCATAGATATATCTAAGTTAGGACATTATCTATATATGAATGTAAAAGGAGAAGGAGTATACTACTCTCCTTATGCATCTAGTTATTATGGAGATAACGAAACAGAGGAAGCCGATGTTTCGTATAAAGCAACTATCCTTACTGATAGAGCAATATACAGACCTGCTCAAGTGATGTACTTTAAGTCTATCGTAGGTAAGAAAACACTGACTACAGAACAAGTAGTAGGTAAATCAAAAGTAACAATACTACTAACTGATGCAAACGGCACTGAGGTATCTAAACAGGAGCTGACGACGAATGAGTTTGGTTCTGTTAATGGGCAGTTTATATTACCTTCATCAGGAAAGTTGGGATACTATGGTCTAGAAGTGAAGCTAAACGAAGAGTCGATAGGATGGAGTAGTGTAAGAATGGAAGAATATAAACGTCCGAAGTTTGAGGTAGCCTTTGATGAGCTTAAAGGTATTTATAAGCTAAACGAAGAAGTAGCTGTTACAGGTAGCGCAAAGGCTTTCTTAGGAACGAATATAGATAAAGCGAAAGTAGTGTACCGTGTAGTACGCCAAGAGATATGGCCTCGATGGATATGTGGTACTTCATTTCCTTATAGATACGATAAGGGGGAAACGATGATACAGGGTGAGACTGTGACAGATGCTTTAGGTAAGTTCACTGTGAGCTTTAAAGCATTGCCTAAAGGAGAAGCGACTTCTACATTGCCTCGTACATTCACTTATACTGTATATGCGGATGTGACTGATCAGAATGGGGAGACACATAGTCAGAATCATAGTGTAGTAGTAGGAGAGAAGAATATAGAGCTAAGTGTCAACTTGCCTGTGATAACGACTGCTAAAGATTTAAGTAATTTTACTATTAGTACAAGAAACTTAAACGGTATAGATTATGCTTCTCAAGGGGAGTTAACTATCTATCCGTTATTAGCTCCTAATCCTAATCGTATTACTGATGAGTTCGGATTGGTTACAGGAGATTATCAGTTGTATAACTATGATGAGTTCGTAGCCTTATTCCCTAATCTAGTATATGGTGAAGAGAAAGATAGTTCTAAGTGGAAAGAAGGAGTATCTGTGTTTAATACTTCATTTGATACTGCTAAAGGAAATAGTATCGTATATAACGGAGCAAAACAATTGACTTCCGGTAACTATATCGTAAAAGGGTATGTACTAGAGAATGGTATAAAGAATGAGATAGAGAAGACTTTTATCTTAAGAAATGAAGAGCTTAAAGAAGCACCAAAGGCATTAGTAGAACTTAAATCAGAACAAAAAACGTATAAGGTAGGGGATAAAGCTACGGTAGAAGTACGAAGTGCTGAGGATAATACGTATGCTTTCGTTGAGGTAATGGCTAATGGAAAGACTGTTTCTCAAAAAGTAATGAAGATCAGTAAGAAAGGAACGAAAGTAGATATTCCTATCAAACTAGAGTATAAAAAGGTAAATGTATATGCACTAGCTTTAAAGCATAATATGGCGGTACAAGATGCTGCTGAAATAGCTTTAAAAGAAGATGCAGATAAACTACAGATAGTAATAGAATCGTTTAGAGATAAGGTAGAGCCGGGAGCGAAAGAGAAGTGGTCTCTAAAAGTGAAGGGGGAAGAGAAAGAGCAAGTAGTAGCGGAGTTATTAGCAACTATGTATGATGCTTCATTAGATGAGTTCGTTTATCACAACTTGAATGTTGGGTTAAAAGAACCAAAGTATTATTATAACTCACCTTCATTTAATAAATATAACTTCGGTACACTGCGCAGTACAGGATACTTTAGTTCGTTAATGAGTGAAAGGATAGATCAGATTACGCTGACAGTAGATAGACCTGTTATTTTAAATACGTTTGGACTTAGTATATTTAATAATGGATATGGACGTCAAAGAGTAATGTCTGTAAGTCTTAAAAAGGATCTTAGTTATGATTCTGAGAAATCTGTATCCAAAGTAGCTATGACAGGTGCGCCTAGTGCTCTACAAGGTCAAGCAGCAGGAGTAAGTGTTTTGGAAGAAAACGCTGTAACAGAGACTAAAGCAGTAGGTGGAGCAAGTGATAACAAAGAAACCACACCGACTCCAACAGTTCGTAAGAACTTACAAGAGACAGCGTTCTTCTATCCTACGTTAAAGACTGACGAGAACGGTGATGTGAAGTTTGAGTTCACGATGCCTGAGGCATTGACTAAGTGGAAGTTTATGGCTGTTGGTCATACGAAGAACTTACGTCAGGCGTATGCAGAGCAAACTGTAGTAACACAGAAGGAATTAATGGTAGTACCTAACTTGCCTCGTTTCTTACGTCAAGGAGATAAGTTGACTTTATCGACTAAGGTGATAAACCTATCTGATACTACACGTAAAGGGAAAGCAACATTACAGTTGTTTAACGCTTATACAAATGAGTTGATCTTAGAGAAGTCAGGAGAGTTCTCTGCTAATAAATCTGAGTCAACTGCAGTTAATTGGGATATAGAAGTGCCTAATGGTGTCGATGTCGTGACGTGTAGAGTAGTGGCAGTATCTGATAACTTCAGTGATGGAGAAGAGTCTGCATTACCTGTACTATCTAATAGAATACTCGTGACTGAGACAATGCCTATCTATGTGAAAGAGGGACAGAATAAGCTATTCTCGTTTAAAGCATACGAAAAGGAAATTAGCAATACACTACAGAATCACAAGTTGACGCTAGAGTTAACAGCTAATCCGATATGGAATGCTGTATTTGCTATTCCTTATTTGCAAGAGTATCCTTATGATTGTTCAGAGCAGTTGTTTAGCAAAGTATTTGCTAATGCAGTGGCTACAAAAATAATGAATGACAATCCTAAGATTAAGACTGTTTTTGATCAATGGAATGCCAAAGGACAAGTAACCTCTAAGCTTGAGCAAAACCAAGAATTGAAGAGTATCTTATTAGCGGAGACACCGTGGGTGAGAGAGACTGTAAGTGAAGAAGAACAAATGAAGCGTATCACTATCCTGTTTGACTTGAATAAAATGCGTATGGATTTACAGACAGCATTAGAGAAGTTAGCAGAACAGCAGAATAGTGATGGAGGATTCACTTGGTTTAAAGGAGGAAAGTCTGATTTATATATTACACAGACTATCGTAGAAGGTTTTGGAAACTTGAAGAAAATAGGTGTGTTAGAAGAGGATTGGATTAATGAACTAGGTTATAAAACACTTTTATCAGATGCGATTAAGTACATAGATGCTACTCAATACGCTGATTATCTAAACAGAGATAAGAAGGTCAACCCTAATGAGGTGACGAGTATTAATACGCATTATCTGTATGCACGTAGTTTCTTTATTGGAGAGTATGGTATCAATGAGAAGTACGCTCCGATGGTAGCTTCTATTCGCAAGGGAATAGAGAGTGCGAAGCCGTCAGGAAACTTGTATAAAGACGCTATGCGTGCTGTAGTAGCGAAGAGATTAGGATTGGTTAAGACTGCAGATACTATTATCAAGAATATTATGGAGACAGCCGTATCATCTGATGAGAAGGGAATGTATTGGAAGCATAATGTGCCAGGATGGTTATGGTATCAAGCGCCTATAGAAACGCAAGTGGCAATTATAGAAGCTGCTAATGAAGTCGATAAAGACAAGTATGCTAATGATATTGAGCAAATGAAAGTTTGGTTGCTTAAGAATAAACAAACTACTGGCTGGTCTTCTACGAAAGCGACTACTAAGGCTGTGTATGCTTTAATGTATACAGGGAAGTCTTGGATTGATGCTGAGAAAGGACTAGAAGTAAAAGTAGGCGGTTATCCTGTTGACTTGACTAAAGATGCTCAGTTAGGTAGTGGTTATATTAAGCAGACTTGGTCTAAAGCAGAAATGACAGCTAAGAAAGGTATTGTTGAAATAACGAAGACATCTCCGGGTGTTGCTTATGGAGCGATGTATTGGCAGTATTTTGAAGATATAGATGCAGTTAATTCTGCTAACACAAGTATCAAAATGGCTAAGAAGCTTTATATAAAGGTAAATACAGATAAGGGGCAAACTCTTCGTGAGATTGCGAAAGACACTCCGATTAAAGTAGGGGATTTAGTAACAGTACGACTAGAGATTAGCGTAGATAGAGATATGGATTATATCCACTTAAAAGATATGCGCGCTAGTGGATTTGAACCAACGAATGTATTGTCAGGATATAGATGGAAAGGAGAGTTTGGTTATTATGAAGAAACAAGAGATGCTTCAACGAACTTCTTTATTAATAGACTGAGAAAAGGAAACTATGTATTCGAATATGAATTAAGAGCGAATGTAGGAGGTGACTTCTCTAATGGTATTACTACTATGCAGAATATGTACGCTCCTGAGATGAGTGCTCATAGCGAGGGTGCTAGAGTAGAGATTAAGAATTAA
- a CDS encoding pirin family protein, which produces MKTRNIKQIVAPQPAHFVGDGFRVHNFIPSMPNMNMQQMDPFIMFDYNSKYTFGPSEIPRGVGVHPHKGFETVTIAYKGRVEHGDSSGGGGIIGEGDVQWMTAASGVLHKEFHETEWSKTGGEFQMVQLWVNLKREDKKRPAKYQAIENKSVAKYPLENNMGVVEVIAGEYNGTKGTATTFSPIHMYNLKAKAGASTNFAFPSGYTTLLLVLEGEVKVNGEVVLTDHVALMEREGEEFSVEVTKDAVVLVISGEPLNEPIAHYGPFVMNTSDELVQAVDDFNSGKFGDLI; this is translated from the coding sequence ATGAAAACAAGAAATATTAAACAGATCGTAGCACCACAGCCTGCACACTTTGTAGGGGATGGTTTTAGAGTGCATAACTTTATACCAAGTATGCCAAATATGAATATGCAACAAATGGATCCGTTCATTATGTTTGATTACAATTCAAAATATACATTCGGTCCATCAGAAATACCTAGAGGAGTAGGTGTACACCCACATAAGGGATTTGAGACAGTGACTATCGCTTATAAAGGACGTGTAGAGCACGGAGACAGTAGTGGAGGTGGAGGAATTATCGGTGAGGGTGATGTACAGTGGATGACTGCTGCCTCTGGAGTATTACACAAAGAGTTTCACGAAACTGAATGGAGTAAAACAGGTGGAGAGTTTCAGATGGTACAGCTTTGGGTTAATCTTAAGAGAGAAGATAAGAAAAGACCTGCTAAATATCAAGCGATTGAGAATAAAAGCGTAGCCAAGTATCCTTTAGAAAATAATATGGGAGTAGTGGAAGTAATAGCAGGAGAGTATAATGGCACTAAAGGTACAGCGACTACATTCTCACCTATCCATATGTACAACTTAAAAGCAAAAGCAGGTGCAAGTACTAACTTTGCTTTCCCTAGTGGATATACTACTTTATTATTAGTGTTAGAAGGGGAAGTAAAAGTAAATGGAGAAGTGGTCTTAACAGATCACGTAGCACTTATGGAAAGAGAAGGAGAAGAGTTCTCTGTTGAGGTAACTAAAGATGCTGTAGTACTTGTGATTTCTGGAGAACCGTTAAATGAACCAATTGCACACTATGGTCCTTTTGTAATGAATACATCAGATGAATTAGTACAAGCAGTGGATGATTTTAATTCTGGGAAATTCGGGGACTTAATATAA